GTCCTCAGACGACGAGCAGCCACAGGATCACCGTCAGGACGAGCGTCAACAGCAAGACGGTCGTCCCGATGCCGGTCCGGAGATGGATCGTCGACGGGCGGCCGCCGTCGGTCGGCTGGCGCTCGTCGACGTCGACCAGCCAGTCCGGGAGTTGGGCCGCGGCCGCGTCGACCGCGAGGACCGGATTGTTCCCGATCCAGTAGCAGCGGGTGACCGCGCCGACGACGGCGGCGTCCACGGCGGCGTAGGTCTCGGTGACGGCCAGCATCGTCCAGCGGCTGACGCTGTAGGTCGCCGGGTAGACGACCATCGCCGGATCGCCCAGATCGAGCTTCGAGAGCGGTTTGCGAACGACGGCGAACCCGACGAGGCCGATCGCCGTCAGGATTCCCGCGGTCTCGAGGTGACTGGTGCTGTAGGGATGGAGGTTGCTCTCGCCGCCGGGATACTCGAACGCGAAATCGGCCCCCTGGATCGTCGGCGCGAGATCGGCCAGCCCCTGCCACCAGACGCCGAAGAGGAGGCAGGCGCCGCCCAGACCGAGCATCGCGACGGTCTGGCCGGGTTTGGCGTCGGCGACCTCGATGTCGCTCTCGCCGTGGAGGAAGACGTAGTAGCCGAGCTTGATGAACGACAGCAGGGTTCCGATCGCGCCGAGGTAGAGCAGCCAGTACAGCGCCTGGAACTCCGGCTCGCCGTAATATTTGGGGCTTGGGTTGGCCGCGTCGAAAAGCATCCCCTTGCTCACGTAGCCGTTGAAGCCCGGAATCGCGGTGATCGAGAGCGCGCCGAGGCCGAACCCGATCGCGGTCAGGGGCATCTCGCGCCAGAGCCCGCCGAGTTTGTACAGGTCCTCCTCGCCGGTCCGGTAGATGACGACGCCGACGGCCATGAACAGCAGGCTCTTGAACAGGATGTTGTTGAACAGGTGGCTCATCGCGCCGGCGACGGCGAGCTCGGAGTACACCGTCGTCCCCATCCCGATCCCGGCGACGATGTATCCGAGCTGGGCCTGGATGTGGTAGGACAACAGCGCCCGCATGTCGTGTTGTAACAGCGCGAAGGTCGCGCCGTAGACGGCCATCAGACCGCCCATGTACGCGATGTAGATCCCGATGTCGCTCTGGGCATCGACCGGGAAGGCCCGGTAGAGGACGAACGCGCTCGTCTTCGTCGTGTACACCGAGAGGAAGACGGAGGCCGCGATGTGCGGTCGCGGGTACGTGTCGGGCAGCCAGGTGTGGAACCCGACGAAGGCGACGTTGACGCCCATTCCCAGCACCGCGAGTATCGCCGGGATCCCGTTTGCGATTCCAGTATCACTGTAGACGAACGTTCCGACCTCGACGTAGTGGACGGCGACCGCCATCATCACCAGCACGCCGCCCGTGCCGTGGAAGAGCGCGTACCGGAAGCCGGCCCGGACCGCCTCGCCGCCGTAGTGCCAGACCACCAGCGTGCTGGTCACGGCCATCAGCTCCCACATGAACAGGAGGACGAGCCAGTCGCCGGCGAAGGCCGCCCCGATCGACGAGGAAACGTACACGAGCGCGAACGCGACCAGCGTCTTGCTCGCCTCGCTCGAGTAGGCGT
This portion of the Natrinema salinisoli genome encodes:
- a CDS encoding Na(+)/H(+) antiporter subunit D, giving the protein MEAQLLSLAYPPLLVFAAALLVLVLPRLAGFAVGALSLAAVLAISLVAPEGQHLAGTFLGFERVVPFYVDDFSRMVGLGLGFLGVCSVIYAYSSEASKTLVAFALVYVSSSIGAAFAGDWLVLLFMWELMAVTSTLVVWHYGGEAVRAGFRYALFHGTGGVLVMMAVAVHYVEVGTFVYSDTGIANGIPAILAVLGMGVNVAFVGFHTWLPDTYPRPHIAASVFLSVYTTKTSAFVLYRAFPVDAQSDIGIYIAYMGGLMAVYGATFALLQHDMRALLSYHIQAQLGYIVAGIGMGTTVYSELAVAGAMSHLFNNILFKSLLFMAVGVVIYRTGEEDLYKLGGLWREMPLTAIGFGLGALSITAIPGFNGYVSKGMLFDAANPSPKYYGEPEFQALYWLLYLGAIGTLLSFIKLGYYVFLHGESDIEVADAKPGQTVAMLGLGGACLLFGVWWQGLADLAPTIQGADFAFEYPGGESNLHPYSTSHLETAGILTAIGLVGFAVVRKPLSKLDLGDPAMVVYPATYSVSRWTMLAVTETYAAVDAAVVGAVTRCYWIGNNPVLAVDAAAAQLPDWLVDVDERQPTDGGRPSTIHLRTGIGTTVLLLTLVLTVILWLLVV